Proteins encoded in a region of the Anopheles ziemanni chromosome 2, idAnoZiCoDA_A2_x.2, whole genome shotgun sequence genome:
- the LOC131294486 gene encoding kelch-like protein 41, with the protein MTNQELVYNEETSTAMRKRSLINNEFLADVVFIVGPDQKRIFAHKLLLVMSSEYFYIMFNGSFAESQTREVVLKEDDPDLFLIILRYIYTDEINLTLENIRDIFNSAQKFRLTELIALVKEYMMNHVVPDSVLRILNENLHYGFPCVNTKCLEMISENPLLYFKHEDFQNIDRPALEMILNLKQINCSDDNLQNALEIWGGCGESNDEIKNLSKIIHEQKRSYNCSKLRLFGQCRIVNEEDSEYPEDLEFTLVSQRPVSLYGLGMFIASPSSIVSVELKIFDGEDIVVANKYDIINKSVDVTHVANLFFEKVMLFPDHDYKISLTNSESNDSFVCSEAIIYDKTIKFEFHVESDDVNPTVAFAHFLCKEDMC; encoded by the coding sequence ATGACCAATCAAGAGCTGGTCTACAACGAGGAGACAAGTACGGCGATGCGAAAGAGATCCTTGATAAACAACGAGTTCCTTGCAGACGTGGTATTCATTGTCGGGCCGGACCAGAAGCGAATCTTTGCCCACAAGCTGTTGCTGGTGATGTCTTCCGAGTATTTTTACATTATGTTCAACGGCAGCTTTGCAGAGTCGCAAACCCGCGAAGTGGTGCTCAAGGAAGACGACCCGGATTTGTTTCTCATCATCCTGCGCTACATCTATACTGATGAGATTAATCTCACATTGGAAAACATTCGGGATATTTTCAACTCGGCCCAGAAATTCAGACTGACTGAGTTAATTGCCTTGGTTAAGGAATACATGATGAATCACGTTGTGCCAGATAGTGTACTGCGTATTCTAAACGAGAATCTACACTACGGTTTCCCCTGCGTGAACACCAAGTGCCTCGAGATGATTAGTGAAAATCCATTGTTATACTTCAAGCATGaagattttcaaaatataGATAGGCCAGCGTTGGAGATGATACTAAATTTGAAACAGATCAACTGTTCCGACGATAACCTACAAAACGCACTCGAAATTTGGGGAGGCTGTGGTGAATCAAATGATGAGATTAAAAATCTATCAAAGATAATCCATGAGCAGAAGCGGTCCTATAACTGCAGCAAGCTTCGATTGTTCGGTCAGTGCCGTATCGTAAACGAGGAAGATTCGGAATATCCGGAAGATCTGGAGTTCACACTGGTTTCTCAAAGGCCAGTGTCTCTGTACGGGCTCGGAATGTTTATCGCATCACCGTCAAGCATAGTCTCGGTCGAACTGAAGATTTTTGATGGTGAGGATATAGTCGTTGCCAACAAGTACGACATCATCAATAAGTCCGTCGATGTCACGCATGTGGCGAATCTGTTCTTCGAGAAGGTCATGTTGTTTCCAGATCACGATTATAAGATCAGCCTAACGAACTCAGAAAGCAATGATTCTTTCGTTTGTTCTGAGGCAATAATTTATGACAAGACTATCAAGTTCGAATTCCATGTAGAAAGTGATGATGTAAACCCAACTGTAGCCTTCGCACACTTTTTATGCAAGGAGGACATGTGTTGA